Below is a window of Streptomyces qaidamensis DNA.
GCGCCCGGGGACAGCAGACGGCACTGGAGAACTTCCTGACCTGGTGCACCGAGGACATCGCCTGCCCGTTCGGACGGGACCCGCGAGAAGCCCGGAAGCATGTCGTACAGGTGGTCGAGTCGCTCGACAAGGATCCGCTGCCGAACGACTTCGGCGAGACGTTCTCCGGCCAGGACTTCGCCGGCGCACTCGGGCAGGGTCTCTACAGCAGGGAGCTGTGGCCCTCGCTGCAGCGGGCCGTCGGCCGGCTGCTGGAGGACGGCGATCCGAGCGGCCTGGAGGCATTCCTGTCCGGGGGCTTCACTCTCCCGCCGCTGCGCGGCCCGCACGCCGGGCTCACCGACCCCGCGGACGTGCCGCTCGACAACCTGCCGGCGGCGCTGATGGCCGTCAACTGCGCGGACGATCCGGACCGCCCCGCCGCCGCGCGGGTCACCGAGGACCTCGGCCGGCTGCGCGCCCGCTACGAGCAGGCCTCACCGGTCTTCGGCCGCTACCGGCTCACCCAGGTGCTGATGTGCTACGGCCGCCCCAAGGGCACCGACTACATCCGCGAGGACGTCAAGGACCTCGACACGCCGAGGATGCTGCTCGTCGGCACCCGGGGCGATCCGGCCACGCCGTACCGCTGGACGGTGGAGACGGCCAAGCGGCTCGGATCCTCGGCCGTGGTGCTCGACAACCGCGGCGAAGGACACACCGGCTACGGCTCGTCGAAGTGCGTGCACAGCAAGGTCGACGCCTTCCTGCTGTACGGAACCCTCCCGCCGGACGGCAGTTCCTGCGGCTCCGACCGCGACGACGAGTGAGATCGATTGCCCCAAATGCCCCAGTCGCGAATTCGCTCTATCGTTCTGTCATGGAGAGCGTTCTGAGTCCCGCGACCCTTGCCGAACTGCGGCGCCCGCGCCCCTACCCCGCGGTCTCCGTGCTGACGCCGACCCATCGGCGCGATCCCCACAAAACCCAGGACCAGGTCCGGCTGCGCAATGCGGTGGCCGAGGCCAAGAGGCAGCTGGAGGCCGATCCGGCCGTCACACGTGAGCGACGCACCGAGGTCGCCGGGCACCTGGACCGGGCCATGACCGAGGTCGACCTGACGCACGCCGAGGACGGCCTGGTGATCTTCGCCGCTCCGGGCGAACACCAGGTGTGGTCGGTGGCGAGGTCCGTCCCCGAACGCGTGGTGCTCTCGGACACCTTCCTCACCCGCAATCTCGTCTCCGCCCAGACGGCCGGGCGGCCCTTCTGGGTCCTGTCGCTCGCCGCGGACCGCGTCACCCTGTGGAACGGCGGCGTCGACCGGGTCACCGAGGCCCGGGTCGGCGGCTTCCCGATGACCCGGCGCATGGAGAACTTCGACCCGGAACGGCAGCAGCGGATCGGCGACACACCGAGCTCCTTCCGCGAGGAACGCACCCGCCAGTTCCTGCGCGAGGCCGCAACCGCGATGGGCGCCGTGCTGCGCGGCCACCCGAGGCAGTTGTACGTCACCGGTGAACCGGCCGCCCTCTCCCTGTGGGACGAGGTCTGCGGCACCGCCCGCGGCGCGGTGCACATCCCTCACGGGGGGCTCGCCCACGGGACCCACGAGACCGTGTGGCAGGCCGTGCGCCCGGTGGTCGAGGCGGAGGCCCGCCGCAGCACGGACGCCGTGACCCGCGCCCTCGAAACGGCCCGCGGCCGACGTGAGTTCGCCGCCGGTGTCGACGAGCTGTGGCAGAGCGCCCGGGACGGCCGCGTCCGGTTGCTGGCCGTCGAGGAGAACTACCGCGTGACGGTCCGCGAGGCCGGGGACCATCTGATCCTCGCCGAGAGCGGCGACCTCGACTCCCGCGAGGACATCGTGGACGAGATCGTCGAACAGTGCCTGGAGACCGGAGCCGATGTTCGCTTCGTCCCGGACGGAACGCTCGGAGAGGCGGACGGCATGGCCGGGGTGCTGCGGTACTGACCAGGACTCGAACACAGGCCCATCGAACATCCGGATGAGCCTTGTGCGGGTGTCTCCGATGGGCCGTCAAATACCCTGTGTAACCTACGACTTGAGCCTGCGGGGAGGATGCTCCCCGCCTACCCCGGAGTAGCTCCGCGAGACTGTGGCATATGCCAGAAGCACCACCGTATCGTGTGTCGCCGAATCCCTTACAGGCCGTCGCGGGCTGTGCAACAGTCGTAACGGTCCCTCCGTCCGCCTTGGTCGTACCGTCCCCGCATCGGAGTGCGTCATGCCGTCCCACCTCTCCGCGGACCGCCCAGCCGCCCAGCCGCCCGGACGCGGCTCGGTCGACGCGCTCATATCGCAGACGCGGCGGCTCAAGGGCGAGGTGGACGCGGTGCGCCGCGACTCCGAGGAAGTGGGGTCGGACCACCCGCGCGAGCGCTGGCAGCGTGCCCTGTACGACCTGGCCCTGCACCAGCTCGACGACCTCGACGAGCACCTGGCCCAGCTGCGGGACGGCCCCCTGCCCACGGCGGCGGCCCCGGAAGCCCCTCGCCCTGCGCAGGGTTCCCTGCTCAGCAGGGTCGGCAGCGCCGAGTGGAACCTGCTGACGGACGAGGCCAGTTGGTCCGGCGAGCTCTACCGGATCCTGGGCCGCGACCCGGCCGCTCCCCCGCTCACCCTGGACGAACTGCCGTCACTGGTCGTGGACGAGGACCGGCCGAAGCTGACGGCGATGGTCACCGACTGCCTCGTCGACGCCCGGCCCATCGATGGCGAGTTCCGTATCGCCCGCCGGGCCGGCGACGTACGGACGGTGCACATGATGGGCGAACCGGTGCTCGACACCGACGGCAGCACCGCCTCGATGTGGGCCGTGCTGCGTGACGTCAGCGAACTGCGCCGCAGCCAGCGGGTGGTGAGCGAGACCCGTGACTCGCTCCACCACCGGCAGGACGCCGCGCAGAGCGAGCACCGGCTCGCGGTCGAACTGCAGGAGGCCGTGCTGCCGCCGCGGCGCGGCTCCCTGCGGCTCCCGCACCGGGGCGCCAGGGCCCTCGACCTCGCGTCCTCCCACGTGCCGGCGTCCACCCGCACGCTCATCGGCGGCGACTGGTACGACGCCCTCGAACTGACCGACGGTGAAACGCTTCTCAGCGTGGGCGACCTCACCGGCCAGGGAGTCGGCGTCACGTCGAACATGACCATGCTGCTTGGTGCCGTACGCGGCATGGCCATGGCCGGCGCGCAGCCGGGGCAGGTGATGGCCTGGCTGAACCAGTTACTCGACGCCACCGTGCAACCCGCCCTGGGCAGCGCCGTCTGCTGCCGTTACCGGCCCGCGAACCGCACCCTGGTGTGGGCGCAGGCCGGACACCCCGCCCCGCTGCTGTTCCGCGAC
It encodes the following:
- a CDS encoding alpha/beta hydrolase — translated: MLAKLSTRPSIRRCAVTGTAGLALLGTALPTADGPPPGLTRFYDQKVTWTKCEGMDMPKDLQCGKVTVPLDYAKPGQGTLDVAVARYRATGTSRGSVLLNFGGPGGQGVAQLAMGGKDFMGLTNGYDVVSFDPRGVGRSSPVSCGNASDSALDATDGNADVTDPGAILEELRAAAAECTEHSGPVLPHIGTVNAARDLDVIRDALGDDKLNYLGFSYGSRLGAVYAAQHPDKVGRMVLDGVDTLTEPLSDQGVASARGQQTALENFLTWCTEDIACPFGRDPREARKHVVQVVESLDKDPLPNDFGETFSGQDFAGALGQGLYSRELWPSLQRAVGRLLEDGDPSGLEAFLSGGFTLPPLRGPHAGLTDPADVPLDNLPAALMAVNCADDPDRPAAARVTEDLGRLRARYEQASPVFGRYRLTQVLMCYGRPKGTDYIREDVKDLDTPRMLLVGTRGDPATPYRWTVETAKRLGSSAVVLDNRGEGHTGYGSSKCVHSKVDAFLLYGTLPPDGSSCGSDRDDE
- a CDS encoding PP2C family protein-serine/threonine phosphatase, whose translation is MPSHLSADRPAAQPPGRGSVDALISQTRRLKGEVDAVRRDSEEVGSDHPRERWQRALYDLALHQLDDLDEHLAQLRDGPLPTAAAPEAPRPAQGSLLSRVGSAEWNLLTDEASWSGELYRILGRDPAAPPLTLDELPSLVVDEDRPKLTAMVTDCLVDARPIDGEFRIARRAGDVRTVHMMGEPVLDTDGSTASMWAVLRDVSELRRSQRVVSETRDSLHHRQDAAQSEHRLAVELQEAVLPPRRGSLRLPHRGARALDLASSHVPASTRTLIGGDWYDALELTDGETLLSVGDLTGQGVGVTSNMTMLLGAVRGMAMAGAQPGQVMAWLNQLLDATVQPALGSAVCCRYRPANRTLVWAQAGHPAPLLFRDGTGRVLDAPDGVLLGATSGAVYGQAEEILRVGDLLLLHTDGLVPGHTGSAAANLLLGLAPRLAGSRTAEDCVRTVVQEFGEGEREDNACVLVAKVVS